In Gemmatimonadales bacterium, the sequence TCCCACGACGTCACGCGCTTCGCCGCCGCCTCCGCCCTCGCCGAGCTGGCCCTGAAGTGCGTCCCGGCCGAGCCGCACCCCGAGGTGTTCGACGCGGCGAGCGCCGGCCTCGACGCCATCGAGCATGCACCGACGGAGCTGCTGGAGACCGCGGCTCTGGTGGCCTGCTGGGGGCTGGTCGTGGCGCTCGGCTTCTCGCCCACCCTCGACCGGTGCGCGGTCTGCGGCGTCCCGACCGAAGGCGCGATCCGCTTCTCTGCGGTGCAGGGCGGGGCGCTGTGCGCGAACCACGGGACCGAAGCGCCTAACGTCACCAGGCTCAAGCGACCGGACCGCGAGGCGCTCGCCGCGCTCATCGCCGGCCGCCTTCCCGCGGCGGCCCTCGACCACCGGCACGCGGCGGCGCACCGGAAGCTCCTCATGGCGTTCGTCCGCCATCACCTCGCCGAGGACCGCCCGCTCCCGGCCCTCGCCTTCTGGGATGCCGAGTCGTGGAACGCCACGTCGTCATAGGAACGGCCGGGCACATAGACCACGGCAAGACCACGCTGGTGAAGGCGCTCACCGGTGTGGACACCGACCGCCTCGCCGAGGAGAAGGCGCGCGGGATCACCATCGATCTAGGGTTCGCGCCGCTGGACCTGGGCACCGTGGCCGCGAGCGTCGTGGATGTCCCGGGCCACGAGGGTTTCATCAGGAACATGGTCGCCGGCGCGACCGGCGTGGACCTCGCCCTCCTCGTCGTGGCCGCGGACGAAGGCGTCATGCCGCAGACGCGCGAGCATCTGGCCATCCTCCGCTTCCTCGGGGTGACTCGCGGC encodes:
- a CDS encoding GTP-binding protein — its product is MERHVVIGTAGHIDHGKTTLVKALTGVDTDRLAEEKARGITIDLGFAPLDLGTVAASVVDVPGHEGFIRNMVAGATGVDLALLVVAADEGVMPQTREHLAILRFLGVTRGVVALTKCDLAPDADWRALVADELNDETVRHFSAAWPIVEVSATQATGLERLRETLARVAQEVAAHGSDDRFRLPVDRVFALAGAGTIVTGT
- the recO gene encoding DNA repair protein RecO, which encodes IILHVMPYSETSKIVRLLARDLGLQSAIAKGARRAKSRTGPRLDLFASGTATLTMKGHRELNPLTSFDITSAHAGLSHDVTRFAAASALAELALKCVPAEPHPEVFDAASAGLDAIEHAPTELLETAALVACWGLVVALGFSPTLDRCAVCGVPTEGAIRFSAVQGGALCANHGTEAPNVTRLKRPDREALAALIAGRLPAAALDHRHAAAHRKLLMAFVRHHLAEDRPLPALAFWDAESWNATSS